In Calonectris borealis chromosome 25, bCalBor7.hap1.2, whole genome shotgun sequence, the following proteins share a genomic window:
- the E2F2 gene encoding transcription factor E2F2 has product MLRLSRGVSPAPGRGSAALPPPPPPHHHHPKKVMSVMGSSERGASSLGSPPLSTGCFTQVYTPAAVSVPASRGGCLYATPQGPQLRTLRSASAGRLPAKRKLDLEGPEFRTPKGKGRTLARVPSPRTPKSPGEKTRYDTSLGLLTKKFIRLLSESSDGVVDLNRAAEVLEVQKRRIYDITNVLEGIQLIRKKSKNNIQWMGTGIFEDAAVTAKQQALRGELAELARTERTLDQLLQDCALQLRQLATDEANQRLAYVTYQDLCAISNFQEQTVIAVKAPPETQLEVPDFSEDNLQLHLKSTNGPIEVYLCPEEIAEESPTKDHGVPSAATSPRDHAVPPSLPNSPGPAPRPPHAVPQSWGGTGTPSSLPSLPLTVPGGPSSLLEVEAGLLGSPPHLLQQTEDQLPCTPSHLDSGPFVTFSPPLEQDDYLWGLEGEGVSDLFEAYDLGDLLKH; this is encoded by the exons ATGCTGCGGCTCTCCAGGGGAgtgtcccccgccccggggagggggagtgccgccctcccgcccccccctcctccccatcaccaccacccgAAGAAGGTCATGTCGGTGATGGGCTCCTCTGAGCGGGGGGCTTCCAGCCTGGGCAGCCCCCCGTTATCCACCGGTTGCTTCACCCAGGTCTACACGCCGGCGGCTGTCAGCGTCCCCGCTTCCCGGGGGGGGTGTCTCTATGccaccccccagggcccccagctCAGGACCCTTCGCTCGGCCTCAGCGGGACGGCTGCCG gCCAAGAGGAAGCTGGACCTGGAGGGCCCCGAATTTCGCACGCCCAAGGGGAAGGGCAGGACGCTGGCgcgggtccccagccccagga CCCCCAAATCTCCCGGGGAGAAGACTCGCTACGACACCTCGCTGGGGCTGCTCACTAAAAAATTCATCCGTTTGCTGAGCGAGTCGTCCGACGGCGTCGTGGATCTCAACCGGGCGGCCGAGGTGCTGGAGGTCCAGAAACGTCGCATCTACGACATCACCAACGTGCTGGAGGGCATCCAGCTCATCCGCAAGAAGTCCAAGAACAACATCCAGTGGAT GGGGACGGGGATCTTTGAGGACGCGGCGGTGACGGCGAAGCAGCAGGCGCTACGGGGGGAGTTGGCCGAGCTGGCCAGGACGGAGAGGACGCTGGACCAGCTCCTGCAGGACTGTGCCCTGCAGCTCCGGCAGCTGGCCACCGACGAAGCCAACCAGAG GCTGGCGTACGTCACCTACCAGGACCTCTGTGCCATCAGCAACTTCCAGGAGCAGACGGTGATCGCCGTGAAGGCTCCCCCGGAGACGCAACTGGAGGTGCCGGACTTCAGCGAG GACAACCTCCAGCTCCACCTGAAGAGCACCAACGGCCCCATCGAGGTGTACCTCTGCCCGGAGGAGATCGCGGAGGAGAGCCCCACCAAGGACCACGGCGTCCCCTCCGCCGCCACCTCCCCACGGGACCACGCCGTACCCCCTTCCCTGCCCAACAGCCCCGGgccagccccacggccaccccacgcCGTCCCCCagagctgggggggcacaggaACCCCCTCCTCactcccatctctgcctctcaccGTTCCGGGGGGGCCCAGCTCACTGCTGGAGGTGGAAGCCGGGCTCCTGGGCTCACCCCCGCACCTCCTGCAGCAGACGGAGGACCAGctgccctgcaccccctcccACCTGGACTCAGGACCCTTCGTCACCTTCTCGCCCCCCCTGGAACAGGACGACTATCTCTGGGGGCTGGAGGGCGAGGGTGTCAGTGACCTCTTCGAGGCGTACGACTTGGGGGACCTGCTGAAACACtga
- the LOC142093011 gene encoding cation channel sperm-associated protein 4-like produces the protein MASLCRRCKQELDMKPRWLLIHFRDVVRSEDSWEHKEYMAKVWMSRLFAHPAVKLTLSVLIIINEVLIASQTPPTLPWSFQFWLSHIIDIVVLVALVTEVLLNWLRGFWLYWKDGWNIFNFLLMVYLMVGLLIPKLNVQKIFQILRVMRLLQICGPVNVLQAILKVIPDLCNVMFILFNSMLIFSVLGIILFGKSVPAHFGDLGKALYSLFSCIMLDGWLDIYKAFQEEGQTLKMMAAVYFIIFIVSQAFVCANLLVAVVTSSLWESFFTQAEEEQREQEPSLEESQDQAPRAGCLCGTCSPTAELGELSEEILLEVQHLLEGSKENIEEYKQIFEDLSVIIREVKAIEFNAAQEHELIQQKLFYTTFSDSPYPTEITLMMCGDITSTLSELEEADLVHPEDTWWVADGRNWGPVGGALSEPGAKSAHAEAL, from the exons ATGGCTTCTCTGTGCAGGAGG tgcaagcaggagctggacaTGAAGCCGCGGTGGCTGCTCATCCACTTCAGAGATGTGGTGCGCAGTGAG GACTCCTGGGAGCACAAGGAATACATGGCCAAGGTATGGATGAGCCGCTTGTTCGCCCACCCTGCTGTCAAGCTCACCCTGTCCGTGCTCATCATCATCAACGAGGTGTTGATCGCCAGCCAGACCCCCCCGACGCTGCCCTGGAGC ttCCAGTTTTGGCTGAGCCATATCATAGACATCGTCGTGCTGGTGGCCCTGGTCACCGAGGTCCTGCTCAACTGGCTTAGAGGTTTCTGGCTGTACTGGAAG gatgGCTGGAACATCTTCAACTTCCTCCTCATGGTCTACCTCATGGTGGGGCTGCTGATCCCCAAGTTGAATGTCCAGAAGATTTTCCAGATCCTGAG GGTGATGAGGCTGCTGCAGATCTGCGGACCAGTCAACGTGCTTCAGGCCATCCTCAAGGTCATCCCCGACCTCTGCAACGTCATGTTCATCCTCTTTAACTCCATGCTG atcttctcgGTGCTGGGCATCATCCTGTTTGGCAAGTCTGTCCCGGCCCATTTCGGTGACCTGGGGAAGGCCCTGTACTCGCTCTTCAGCTGCATCATGCTGGACGGCTGGCTGGACATCTACAAGGCCTTCCA GGAAGAAGGGCAGACCCTGAAGATGATGGCGGCTGTTTACTTCATCATCTTCATCGTGAGCCAGGCCTTCGTCTGTGCTAACCTACTGGTGGCTGTGGTGACATCCAGCCTGTGGGAATCCTTCTTCACCCAAGCCGAGgaggagcagagagagcaggAGCCCAGCCTGGAGGAGAGCCAGGACCAGGCACCCAGGGCAGGCTGCCTCTGTGG GACCTGTTCACCTACAGCGGAGTTGGGGGAGCTGAGCGAGGAGATCTTGCTTGAAGTCCAACACCTCTTGGAAGGCAGCAAGGAGAACATCGAAGAATACAAACAGATCTTTGAGGACCTCAGCGT CATCATCAGGGAGGTGAAGGCCATTGAGTTCAACGCGGCGCAGGAGCACGAGCTGATTCAGCAGAAGCTTTTCTACACCACCTTCTCGGACAGCCCTTACCCCACCGAGATCACATTGATGATGTGTGGGGACATCACCTCCACTTTGTCCGAACTGGAGGAG GCAGACCTGGTGCACCCCGAGgacacgtggtgggtggccgatGGCCGGAACTGGGGACCAGTGGGTGGTGCGTTGAGTGAACCAGGGGCCAAATCTGCTCACGCTGAAGCCCTCTGA